A window of Amycolatopsis australiensis contains these coding sequences:
- the rpsS gene encoding 30S ribosomal protein S19, translating to MPRSLKKGPFVDDHLLKKVDALNESGKKTVIKTWSRRSTIIPDFLGHTIAVHDGRKHVPVFVTEAMVGHKLGEFAPTRTFKGHIKDDRKSRRR from the coding sequence ATGCCACGCAGCCTGAAGAAGGGCCCGTTCGTGGACGACCACCTGCTCAAGAAGGTGGACGCGCTGAACGAATCGGGCAAGAAGACGGTCATCAAGACCTGGTCCCGCCGCTCCACGATCATCCCGGACTTCCTGGGTCACACGATCGCGGTGCACGACGGCCGCAAGCACGTCCCGGTGTTCGTCACCGAGGCGATGGTGGGTCACAAGCTGGGCGAGTTCGCCCCGACGCGGACCTTCAAGGGCCACATCAAGGACGACCGCAAGTCGCGCCGCCGCTGA
- the rplV gene encoding 50S ribosomal protein L22, with protein sequence MNAQSNAATAEELPTAVARARFVRDSPTKVRRVIELVKGRSVSEALAVLRFAPQAASTPLAKVIASAAANAENNLQLDPETLWIKSATADEGPTLKRIRPRAQGRAYRIRKRTSHITVVVESRPAEKKSNKKAGGR encoded by the coding sequence ATGAACGCCCAGTCCAACGCGGCCACGGCAGAAGAGCTGCCTACGGCCGTCGCGCGGGCTCGTTTCGTCCGGGATTCGCCGACCAAGGTGCGCCGGGTGATCGAGCTCGTCAAGGGTCGTAGCGTCAGCGAGGCCCTGGCCGTGCTCCGGTTCGCGCCGCAGGCGGCCAGCACCCCGCTCGCGAAGGTCATCGCCAGCGCGGCGGCCAACGCCGAGAACAACCTCCAGCTGGACCCGGAGACGCTCTGGATCAAGTCCGCGACGGCCGACGAGGGCCCGACCCTCAAGCGCATCCGTCCGCGTGCCCAGGGCCGCGCTTACCGGATCCGCAAGCGGACGAGCCACATCACCGTCGTGGTCGAGTCCCGCCCCGCGGAGAAGAAGAGCAACAAGAAGGCAGGTGGCCGGTAG
- the rplB gene encoding 50S ribosomal protein L2 translates to MGIRKYKPTTPGRRGSSVSDFAEITRSTPEKSLLRPLSGSGGRNSSGKITTRHKGGGHKRAYRVIDFRRNDKDGIPAKVAHIEYDPNRTARIALLHYADGEKRYIIAPDKLKQGDTIENGPRADIKPGNNLPLRNIPVGTVVHAIELRPGGGAKIARSAGARVQLVAKDGPYAQLRMPSGEIRNVDVRNRATVGEVGNSEHANINWGKAGRNRWRGKRPTVRGVVMNPVDHPHGGGEGKTSGGRHPVNPNGKPEGRTRRRKPSDALIVRRRRTGKKR, encoded by the coding sequence ATGGGCATCCGCAAGTACAAGCCGACGACCCCGGGTCGTCGCGGTTCGAGCGTCTCGGACTTCGCCGAGATCACCCGCTCCACCCCGGAGAAGTCGCTGCTGCGTCCGCTGAGCGGTTCGGGCGGTCGCAACTCGTCCGGCAAGATCACCACCCGGCACAAGGGTGGCGGCCACAAGCGGGCTTACCGCGTCATCGACTTCCGTCGCAATGACAAGGACGGCATCCCGGCCAAGGTCGCGCACATCGAGTACGACCCCAACCGCACCGCGCGCATCGCGCTGCTGCACTACGCCGACGGCGAGAAGCGCTACATCATCGCGCCGGACAAGCTGAAGCAGGGCGACACGATCGAGAACGGTCCGCGCGCCGACATCAAGCCCGGCAACAACCTGCCGCTGCGCAACATCCCGGTCGGCACCGTGGTGCACGCGATCGAGCTCCGCCCCGGTGGCGGCGCGAAGATCGCCCGCTCCGCCGGCGCCCGCGTCCAGCTGGTCGCGAAGGACGGGCCGTACGCGCAGCTCCGCATGCCGTCGGGCGAGATCCGCAACGTCGACGTGCGCAACCGCGCGACCGTCGGCGAGGTGGGCAACTCCGAGCACGCGAACATCAACTGGGGTAAGGCCGGCCGCAACCGCTGGCGCGGCAAGCGCCCCACCGTCCGCGGTGTCGTCATGAACCCGGTCGACCACCCGCACGGTGGTGGTGAAGGGAAGACCTCCGGTGGTCGTCACCCGGTCAACCCGAACGGTAAGCCCGAGGGCCGTACGCGCCGGCGCAAGCCGTCCGACGCCCTCATCGTCCGCCGCCGGCGTACCGGCAAGAAGCGCTGA